The Candidatus Zixiibacteriota bacterium genome segment CGGTCAGCATATGGAATTGATGCTCCGCCGACAATGGCCCGAAGCAACCTGGGGTGCGCCCTCAAGTGAATTGATAGCCAACACCTTCTGTTTAATGGCCGAGCATGGTTTGCCCCTTACTATGACCGAACCGCTACTTAGGAATCCAGCCCTGTTGCATCACCATTGTCAAACTGTCCGAAATGAAGCCTGCCGCAGTTACTTCCTCAATCGCTGGCTTCACCACTCCGATTCCATTCGTGACTTCTACACGCAAGTCTTCCTGCCACGACTCAGCACCTTTCTGGCCGATCCCAAACTCCGTGTGATGTTCGGGTCAAACAAGTCAGACATTGACCTGTTCCAGTGCTTGAGCGAACGCAAGCTCGTACTCTTTGACCTCAATAAGGGCATTCTCGGACGGGATGCTGAACTGGTCGCCAGTATCGTTCTGGCAGTCGAGCAACAGGCCGCCTTCGCGCGCCTGCCCATTCCAGAGCCGGAGCGGCACCTGTCACCCCTCATAATCGATGAATTCAACGCCTTGGCCGGTGTCCATGAGATCATTGCCCCGGCCTTAAACGAGTTTCGCAAACTGAAGATTCCGGTCGTCTTGAGCGGGCAGTCGCTGACCGGCATGGACCGCGCCATGCGCTCCACCATTCTCACCAACTGCGCAGTCCGCTGTTGTTTCCGCATGGACGCCGAGAATCTCAAGACCGTAACGGCAGAACTGCAAGGCGAAGAACGGGAATTACTGAGAAGCCGAATTGCCCGGCTCGGAGTTGGTGAGGCGATGGTCTTTGTCGGCGGAAGACCGGCCCGTCAGGTTTCAATTGACTATCTGCCGATTCCGGAGAAGCTAAGTCGGTCCGAGGAGCAGATGGTGCACCGCATGTATCGCAATGTCGGTGGTGTAAACTGGTCACCGGAGACTTATGAGGTAGAATCAAATCTTAGTGAGGCTCCTCAATCAGAGTTACGGCCGGCAGGTGAACAATCGGCGTCTGTGACTGAGCAGGGCGTTGATAATCATGACCTGCCGCCCGGCTATCGCGAAGGGGGATTCTGATGAGAGCCAACCCATCCAAGCGTCAAGCTGCACCCCGCTTGGCTTTGACTGACCGGGATCGAGACATCCTCAGCCTGCTTGACCGGCATCTGCTTCTCACTCGGGAACACCTGCAATTGCTCCTTGATTGGCCGTGTATCACCAGAATCAACCGCCGTTTGAGGCAACTGTTTGACGCCGGTTTGGTGGAGCGGCGATTCATGCCGGTGCAATCGGGATCTGCGCCCGCTATCTACTATCTCGGCCGAGAAGGTATCCGGCACCTTGCTTCTATAAGCGAGGCTGATTCGGACATGTTACTGCGCCGGCGCCGCCGAATTCGGCGAATGCCCGACAGTACGCTGGCGCATGATCTCGCCATCAGCGACTTCGCCGCGTCATTCATCCGCTGCTGTTCGAAAATTCCTGGAGGCGAATGGATATCTTGGCTGAACGAGTACGAATTCCTTAATGCCTGTCGGACAGCCAGAGTGCCATTGGCAATCATGCCGAGGCCGGACGGGTATGGCCGATATGCCATTAACCGGCTGCTGTATCATTTCTGCGTGGAACTGGATACTGGCAGTGAATCGCTTCGACGTCTTCGGCTAAAGCTCCAGGCTTATGATAATGCCCAGTCATCAGGCTACTTCCGAAGGACTTTCAAGCTCAGCCGCCTGACCGTTCTGATAGTAACCACGACTACGGGGCGAGCTGCAAGTTTCAACGCAAAGCTGCCGCAGGCCTCTTCTTTGCGCGTATTGGTCGGCACTCTCCGAGAAGTCACACAGAATCCGCTTTTTGCCCTAGTTTGGACTATGCCGGGGCAGCAAACAACCACATCGCTGCATCGTCAGGGAGTCACGAAAGGGCGTGGCTAATATGCGTTGGTGCCCGTTGTGTCGAAGGATTTCACCCGGTCAGCCGGAACGGTGCCACTATTGTGGTCGTACCTGGAATCTCAGGCTTTGTCCAAGCGGACACGAAAACCCGCCCGATAGCCAGTATTGCGGTCTATGCGGCAGCGCACGGCTTAGTGAACCGGCTCCCGGAGGCTAT includes the following:
- a CDS encoding replication-relaxation family protein codes for the protein MRANPSKRQAAPRLALTDRDRDILSLLDRHLLLTREHLQLLLDWPCITRINRRLRQLFDAGLVERRFMPVQSGSAPAIYYLGREGIRHLASISEADSDMLLRRRRRIRRMPDSTLAHDLAISDFAASFIRCCSKIPGGEWISWLNEYEFLNACRTARVPLAIMPRPDGYGRYAINRLLYHFCVELDTGSESLRRLRLKLQAYDNAQSSGYFRRTFKLSRLTVLIVTTTTGRAASFNAKLPQASSLRVLVGTLREVTQNPLFALVWTMPGQQTTTSLHRQGVTKGRG